The Raphanus sativus cultivar WK10039 unplaced genomic scaffold, ASM80110v3 Scaffold0719, whole genome shotgun sequence genome includes a region encoding these proteins:
- the LOC108810036 gene encoding protein GOLVEN 2-like, whose protein sequence is MAIRVSYKPLLLALLLIVLVSSPAQARSIGEIVRNRKLLVVEKEQETRNSRQDGGGSDGYGLVDMDYNSANKKRPIHNR, encoded by the exons ATGGCAATTAGGGTTTCTTACAAGCCTCTCCTCCTGGCACTTCTTCTCATCGTCTTAGTTTCTTCCCCTGCTCAAG cACGAAGCATAGGAGAAATCGTGAGGAATAGAAAGCTATTGGTTGTGGAGAAGGAGCAAGAGACTCGGAACTCAAGACAAGACGGAGGAGGAAGTGATGGTTATGGATTGGTGGATATGGATTATAATAGTGCGAACAAGAAAAGACCGATACACAACCGCTAA